DNA sequence from the Carassius gibelio isolate Cgi1373 ecotype wild population from Czech Republic chromosome A14, carGib1.2-hapl.c, whole genome shotgun sequence genome:
GTATAAGGCTTAAAGGGATAATTaacctaaaaaattaaattctgtcatcatgttaCATCATtacagttgttccaaacctgtatgagtttcttatTTTATGAgtctttttaaagaatgttggtaaccaaacagttgttggtctccattgacttccacagtatgtgtgtgtgtgtgtgttgcattttTAGTTGAACATTATCTTTACAACCCTTTAGGAAATACAGTCCAGAATGATGTGTTCCTCAAGTTGATATTGTGTGGTTTATTACAAGTATTTTAAACTGTTATGTGATTCTGCAGCCTTCTGAAGCTTGATGTCTTCACTCACTAGTCAGTGTCACATGGAAAATGCTGACCAGGACACGCTTAAAAACGGTATTTGGTGTTTTGCAGAAGAAAGGAAATGCATACTGAATTTGTAATTACAACACGGGGGTGAGAGGTCAGAACTGACCGACAGAATTAAAATTATTCTATGAACTGTCGCTTTAAGAGTGAAGTGTACCTATTGATTCATTAATAAATCCAATCACGTGCTACAAAGCGCGGGATGGGTCCGTCTAAAATTATACCGTCAATATAATATCTTAATTTAGGGCGGCAGACGATGGTTGACTCCCCTGAGTCTCTTTGAAAAACTTTAAATCATTCTCATTAGCTCACTACGGCAACATCCCGCAAAGCACGTTACATTTATTATCACTTTATAACAAACAGAAACGAACTGCGCTTTTCGACCTGAACGCGTCCACCCATCCATCCGTTTTCACGCACTGATCAAGAAATCAACCGAGCACGTGCAGTGTTTCTTTCTCATTTACACTAACGTTAGCCATTCGCGCAGAGGTGAATGAGCTGCATCACGTGTGCGATGCGTGAAACGCGTGCTTTCCATCCAGGCCCCTAGACTTCACACAGATATTTACGAATCACTAAATACATTTATGTATGCAAACAGGAAAATTTATGAGAATAAAAGAGCTATGCATATATAGTTTCATGCTAAAAAGACACTTCCAGTTTATCATCAGTGTAGTGACTGTGTTCACGCGCCGGTGTAAATGACTGAAAGCGTGAGTGTGTACAGTAACTCCTACCACGACACAGGAGCTGGCAGACGCCATGTCCGTTCCGACTGAGCTGCTGCAAACGCCCTCGATTATGATGAGAAATGCTAGGGGAAGTTGTAGTCCTTCCTGTTCTCAATTTCACCTTTAAAGGACTGAGCGAGCACAATTCTGTAACCTTCCTCACATCACAAGTGTGGGTGTTTCAGCATTAGAGGAGGACTAATCTCGACCAATCAGCGTTGAGCAAGGACCACGCTCGatacaatataatttaaagtGACAGACCCTCCAAATTACTACTGTTTTAATAGGAGTAAGGGcataataaattaagaaaataataaaaatattaacatatacattcaTCAAGCTCTAgttaaacaatacaaataagaaACCTATATATAAAAGTCAGCTAAACGAAAGTTACCACAAGGGCAAAACCCTTTACATACACAGATATATAAAGAGCTGGGTAGTAATCTGGATTCTGTAAtaagattccaaaaattaagtacttgtacttagattaaattagattttaaaatacccTTAACTAGACAACAgttaggttttattattattattgattacatATTATCCACACATTAGGAACACTTGATTCTTTCTAATTcttagttttcttttatttataagattttaaaagaaatattttaactaagtaACATATTTGGATGTTCACGGTTCTCTGACGCTGCTTCAATGGTTACACATGACACgcggctaaaaaaaaaaaaagataatttttttagttgtgttttttCTGATTGatgccattttaaaatgattgatttaaatttttataatttaactaattattagattattttaatatggtacaagattatccTACTTAAAGTGATAAACGAGTTTGATCAAAAGTCTCAAAAATCTAAAAGTAGTCCGATTATAGTacttaaaatgtgtaatgtaatggttTACATTACAaactacaatttttgtcatgtGATTTGGAACCAGTAACAAACTACAATTTGTagcataaaggttttttttttcttttaccagTTCTCTTAACTGAAAttccattaatatatttaaactttagaAGTTTATCTGAACacaatttaaagaagaaaattatatttttcacaaACAGTAGGCTGGGAACGACAAATTGACAAACAGAAATTgacattgttaatattttaaatactaattGAAACAGTTGTTAAATAAAGCATTGGTTTGAAATGTATTTGTGTTACCACATTAATCTATTCTTAATGTTTTAAAACCTAAATGGTAAAGTCAGtaacactttttgttttttacagcatccttgtcacacattacatgtactaaCTATAGTATTAACAGTATGCATATTCCCATGTGATGTGACTAACAATAAACTAAATCCTATATTAAgtactttaatttatattattcagTTAAGTTAAATTACAGTGTAAAAAGGACacctttaattaaaatgtaaccaTAAGGGCTATCCATAGGTTCATTAATGGCAGGTTCTTCATTCAAATGACAAATTACCCAATAGAGTGCGTGTACCTCCATCTCATTTAGAAGGCTGTGTCCTCAGGAGGTTGCATTTAAAGGCTGCATACATCATCAGGGCAgtcacatttaagaaaaataacttaaattgcaaagtaaaaaacaaattacagtattttacacCTCACAAGGAATAACAGTCAATTTGATTAAGTTTACTTTTCTTAAATAAGATATCCTTGACGCATACAGCCTACAAATGCAACCTCCGCGGGATGCAGCCTCCGAAATGAGACGCAGCTTGTATGTTTCCTTCCTGAGCAGTAACAGTGGAAATGTTAAGGCTTGgggaaaaagtatatataaatatgcatgcatCAAGAAGTTGACTTTCACAAACAAAACCGGTCACAACTGCATCCAGATACAAAATTCGGactcataataaaatattttgtattaagcTTTTTCCCCCTCAAACAATATCTTCAAGTATGTTTGAAGGCATTTACCTTTCAGAAGGACTCTTTTTTTGAATCACTGCCACCAAATGAACAACAATGCCTTTGTGGAacgtacatataaaaaaaaaaaaaaaaaaaagaaagaccaCCATGAGAGACGGAGTAAAGAAAAGTGCATGCTAGCCAATATTCTTTAATCCTAACCTGTACTATAAAGAAAACCACAGATATCCAATAGTACTCATGAGtataatacagtaataaaatataatacatgttgcaagagagaaaaaaaaaaaaaaaaaaagagagatcaaGAGTTTCATGAAGGCGGCTTATTAAACGTCATAGTTTGGAGGAGATGCACTATAAACAGTCGGAgggcagtctttttttttttttagagtgggTCCAGTCAAAGAGGAAACTGGAGGTGCAAGCACAAACAGATGACACTGTTCCAGCTGTCCAATCATATGGTTTGAGTATTAATATACCATACGTTTAAATAAAACCTATCCAGCTATGTTATGGTTTACACTGCAGTAACATATTGACAGCATTTGATAAATGAACTTACATTCTCATTCACAATGTCCATGAAATACGGTCGAAGAGAGGAAAACTGAAATTGTCAGATATTGTGAGCTGGCCCCTAGTCTCTTACTGAggattatacaaaaatatttattttatctgcaTCATATCATGTCTTCCATCTTCGTGCAGCATCTGAAAAAAGACAGTTTTTATTATAGTATCTTCCTCATGTCCACCGATCAAAATATCACATTTGTCTAGTCAAAAATAATGATCAAATTCTGTCATGACAGACTGAACAAATCACACTGTAACAAGAACATCCAAAGGaatcactgtatactgtataatgaCTAGTATTGACATGGATTGGCCTTCCAAGGGCACGTACTGTTTACTGTATGCAGAATCTCACTTAGTTGCCATTGAGCTGCGGTGGAGGATCTGCTCTGCTGTCAATAGCAGCTTTCTCTTTACTGcgactctctctctcctcatcttcctcatccCTTTCCTCATTTCCACTGTGATTCTTACAATAGAGCCTGGGGAGAACAACATAATGTTCATGTTACATTATAAAACTACACCACAAGTGATAGCTGTCCTGATAGTTTCAATATGTATAGAatgtgaaaacatgaaaaaagctTTTTCTGGCAAAAATTATCTTGCCAGACTAATCATATTGgtataaataatgaaaacaaacataCTTGTAAATGCCTCTAGCCATGTTCTCTATGTATTTGGCCTTGTCTTGCAGGCCACAGTGATAATGGTAGGTCTTTACGCAGGCTTTTATCTCACATCCAATGGTGGCTCCAAGCTGCGCGCACAGCGTGCATTTCTGAAATTAACAAAAATGACCAAAAGTATATTAGAAGACCGTATGAATTAATATACCTAAATCATTCTGaaacttataataaaaaaaaaacctatagaaATATACTTTAGAAATTCTATATAAAATTAAACCAATATAgaattatattcattatatttatttaaattaaaatttggaAGCTTCACCATTCTTTTTCCTCTCTTGATTTCCTGGATAACCGTTTTAATGTCAAAATTCCCAAATTCGGCACGTGAGGTGGTGGTTAGCTGGACGGTACCCGAAGAAAAAAGCTGCGGCAAAACAGGAGATAACAGAAGATCAAAAAGAACAGGCacaatcaaaatgtttttaaacctaGAATAGATATGAAAATAACACAGAAAAAGATATACTTTTACAATACTAGATATCTTGAAGATTTGAGACAATATTTATCTACAAATATTAAGGTTACATATATATGTAATCAATgtggtttaaaatgtaaaagtaaaatctaaaagtaaaatcaGTAAAATCTACTCACCCCCAGGCCATCCTTatataaatgagtttgtttcttcatcagaaaggatttggagaaatttaacaatttaacatacatcacttgctcaacaatggatcctctgcagtgaatgggtgccatcagaataacaTCATGTTTACAGAACTGTTTGACTTTGTTTGGAACAGTTTTTGCTTCAtcagtgcatatttctctcctgaattAAATGAGAGATCTTTTGCCtctagagaaagcaatattatggatagaggatttttcatttttcattgatttttcaccggaagcaatggtttgaagataAACACACCTCAATGaaggcttttctttttttttttaattgatggactggaatcaTGTGGATTTTTGTAATGCTTATATCAACGTTTTGAACTCATTTCGATGGCACACATCcatccattggtaagcaagtgatgtaatgttacatttctccaaatccattcaaatgaacaaacaaactcatctgggATTACTTGAGGCTGAGTACATTTTTGGTTAAAtaactcctgaaaaaaaaaaaaaaaaaagcttttcatttGTTAAATATGACCGACTGTTTTTCAGGACTGAAGAAGACTCACCATGCATTTGTAGTGGGCAGCAACCTTCTTGGCATTGTCCGAGTGGAGCACCCCACGCGTTTCATTCTCTTCATCACCAGCATGACAGAAGCCACAGCGAAGGCCTGAATCACTGGGGCTGCCTCTCAGAGGAGACCGGTCCCGCTGCGGCACGCACAAGCACATGATAATTAGCATGAATCAATTTTCGCTGAACTGATCCTCTGAAGCATGTGTCAAATCACTTTTAATGGATTTAATATGGGTTATATCTGAAAGAAAGTAAATTAAGTTGCCTACATGCGAGGAGCTCTCCGTGTCATCATTGCCTTGCGATGAGGTGGATCGAGTGTCATCTGACTGCCCGCGTGACACCCCTCTGATTCTGCTTTTCTCGAAACGCCCCCTGCCCCTGCTCCTCGGTGGAGATGAATCCGAGTCATTGGCCGCAACTCCCTGTTCATCTGGGAATAAGAGCAGAGCACTAATAAGCCTAATGGTTCACAAGCTGGTTAGTATCCAATATTAAATAAAGGAGAGAGCTAGTTACCATCACTGCCATCTTGAGAGGAATCTCTGTGTTTGCGACAGTAAACCCTAATTTGCAAAAGATTAAAGTCACTTAGTTATAAAACAGATGAGGTTTTGTGATAAAAAGCATCCTCATTTAACTTACAGGTAGATGCCTTGAGAGGGATTCTCCTTCGTCTGGGCCTTGTCCCATAGAGCGCAGTAGTAGTGGTACGTCCGCCTACACGTCTTTACATCACAGCCGATGGTCGCACCGGGCCGGTGACAGGAAGTGCACATCTGAACAAGAAGTCAGCACATAAAAAGATGTATGTTCATGCTCTATTTTCAGCCTAAATGACGAATTTGATATTTACGAGTGCTGTTAGTCTGAATACTTACTAGTTTATTTCCTCTTTTTATCTCCTTCTTAACATCTTCAATAGAAAAGCCTCCAATGTTTTCACTGTCCGAGTGAGATGTGACCAAGGCTGATGAAAAAAGCTGAGTAAAACAATGAAGTGTCAGAAGTTACATATGCAAGATGTCAAATATATActactttttatatataacagaataatattttataacacgTCATCTTGTCATGCACTCTATACATATTCCCTAAgattatttttgtgaaactaggaaaataaataaatggatgaattACAGCCTTGTTCAACCATTTTAACATATAAAGGAAGGCAAGCAGGTGAACAGCTGATGTACCATGCACTTGTGATGGGCTGCCACCCTGTGGTTCTCAGACACCAGTAGTTGTCCACACTCCTTGTCCCGGTTGGTTCTACAGAAGGCACATTTTCGAAGACGAACTGAAGCCCCTTTTCTCTGTCCTGACA
Encoded proteins:
- the LOC128027263 gene encoding PHD finger protein 6, translating into MSGQRKGASVRLRKCAFCRTNRDKECGQLLVSENHRVAAHHKCMLFSSALVTSHSDSENIGGFSIEDVKKEIKRGNKLMCTSCHRPGATIGCDVKTCRRTYHYYCALWDKAQTKENPSQGIYLVYCRKHRDSSQDGSDDEQGVAANDSDSSPPRSRGRGRFEKSRIRGVSRGQSDDTRSTSSQGNDDTESSSHRDRSPLRGSPSDSGLRCGFCHAGDEENETRGVLHSDNAKKVAAHYKCMLFSSGTVQLTTTSRAEFGNFDIKTVIQEIKRGKRMKCTLCAQLGATIGCEIKACVKTYHYHCGLQDKAKYIENMARGIYKLYCKNHSGNEERDEEDEERESRSKEKAAIDSRADPPPQLNGN